The Ornithodoros turicata isolate Travis chromosome 7, ASM3712646v1, whole genome shotgun sequence genome includes a region encoding these proteins:
- the LOC135401340 gene encoding transmembrane protein 272-like isoform X2, whose amino-acid sequence MIARMRDAGRGSPSTKEYVGSLSAIICGSVIVLILTLVLGVLQIAGIVIGALHLNDCPVQRFIPIFLVTGGSIGIVNAILSGCKRRRSSGDDDESGTSLGLTCCTSIIQCFLVGWFIAGCVWVYGNYLPNFDDPSNPKYCDKTLYYFAFSTLTASFAVGGFSIICCCCMIICALCMED is encoded by the exons ATGATCGCACGAATGCGAGATGCAGGAAGAGGAAGCCCGAGCACAAAAGAGTATGTCGGCAGTCTCTCAGCCATCATATGCGGCTCAG tGATCGTCTTAATCCTGACGCTGGTGCTTGGTGTACTACAGATAGCAGGGATTGTAATAG GCGCATTACACCTGAACGACTGTCCCGTTCAGAGGTTCATCCCCATCTTCCTGGTTACCGGAGGAAGCATTGGAATCGTAAATGCAATTTTGAGTGGCTGCAAGCGACGTCGAAGTTCCGGAGACGATGACGAGAGCGGTACTAGCCTCGGCCTCACATGCTGTACCTCCATCATCCAATGTTTCCTCGTTGGATGGTTTATAGCAG GTTGCGTCTGGGTTTACGGCAACTACTTGCCAAACTTTGATGATCCTTCAAATCCGAAGTACTGCGACAAGACCCTCTACTACTTCGCTTTCTCAACACTTACTGCCTCATTTGCAGTAGGTGGGTTCTCCATCATCTGTTGTTGCTGCATGATAATATGTGCTCTGTGCATGGAAGACTGA
- the LOC135401340 gene encoding transmembrane protein 272-like isoform X1 encodes MALTREGSMIARMRDAGRGSPSTKEYVGSLSAIICGSVIVLILTLVLGVLQIAGIVIGALHLNDCPVQRFIPIFLVTGGSIGIVNAILSGCKRRRSSGDDDESGTSLGLTCCTSIIQCFLVGWFIAGCVWVYGNYLPNFDDPSNPKYCDKTLYYFAFSTLTASFAVGGFSIICCCCMIICALCMED; translated from the exons ATGGCGT TGACGAGAGAGGGATCGATGATCGCACGAATGCGAGATGCAGGAAGAGGAAGCCCGAGCACAAAAGAGTATGTCGGCAGTCTCTCAGCCATCATATGCGGCTCAG tGATCGTCTTAATCCTGACGCTGGTGCTTGGTGTACTACAGATAGCAGGGATTGTAATAG GCGCATTACACCTGAACGACTGTCCCGTTCAGAGGTTCATCCCCATCTTCCTGGTTACCGGAGGAAGCATTGGAATCGTAAATGCAATTTTGAGTGGCTGCAAGCGACGTCGAAGTTCCGGAGACGATGACGAGAGCGGTACTAGCCTCGGCCTCACATGCTGTACCTCCATCATCCAATGTTTCCTCGTTGGATGGTTTATAGCAG GTTGCGTCTGGGTTTACGGCAACTACTTGCCAAACTTTGATGATCCTTCAAATCCGAAGTACTGCGACAAGACCCTCTACTACTTCGCTTTCTCAACACTTACTGCCTCATTTGCAGTAGGTGGGTTCTCCATCATCTGTTGTTGCTGCATGATAATATGTGCTCTGTGCATGGAAGACTGA